The following proteins are co-located in the Aeromicrobium phoceense genome:
- a CDS encoding ABC transporter permease, protein MWWYIGRRILQAIPVLLGSTLLIYAMVFAMPGDPIVALFGEKPVSDAVRAEIEQQYNLDKPFLVQWLLFLGNAAQGDLGVSFSGRPVSELLAETIPVTFKLAFMALIIEGVLGIAAGFFAGLKRGKIFDSTMLVTSLLVIAVPIFVFGFTMQLIFGVKLGWAPVTVGGDASWDRLIIPAFVLGLVSFAYVLRLTRTSVVENLTADHVRTARAKGLNDGQVNRRHVLRNSLIPVVTYLGADLGTLMAGAIVTEGIFNIPGLGNLAFRAIQQKEGPTIVSVVTVMVLIYIVMSLIVDLLYAWLDPRIRYA, encoded by the coding sequence ATGTGGTGGTACATCGGCCGGCGGATCCTGCAGGCCATCCCAGTCCTCCTGGGTTCCACGCTGCTCATCTATGCCATGGTCTTCGCCATGCCCGGCGACCCCATCGTGGCGCTGTTCGGCGAGAAGCCCGTCTCCGACGCGGTCCGGGCCGAGATCGAGCAGCAGTACAACCTCGACAAGCCGTTCCTGGTGCAGTGGCTGCTCTTCCTGGGCAACGCGGCGCAAGGTGACTTGGGCGTCTCGTTCTCGGGCCGCCCCGTCAGCGAGCTGCTCGCGGAGACCATCCCGGTCACGTTCAAGCTCGCGTTCATGGCGCTGATCATCGAGGGCGTCCTGGGCATCGCCGCCGGCTTCTTCGCCGGCCTCAAGCGCGGCAAGATCTTCGACTCCACGATGCTGGTGACCTCGCTGCTGGTCATCGCGGTCCCGATCTTCGTCTTCGGCTTCACGATGCAGCTGATCTTCGGCGTCAAGCTCGGCTGGGCCCCGGTCACGGTCGGCGGCGACGCCAGCTGGGACCGCCTCATCATCCCGGCGTTCGTCCTGGGGCTGGTGTCGTTCGCCTACGTGCTGCGCCTCACGCGCACCTCCGTGGTGGAGAACCTCACCGCCGACCACGTGCGCACCGCGCGAGCCAAGGGCCTCAACGACGGGCAGGTCAACCGGCGACACGTGCTGCGCAACTCGCTGATCCCCGTCGTGACCTACCTCGGTGCCGACCTGGGCACCCTGATGGCCGGCGCCATCGTGACCGAGGGCATCTTCAACATCCCCGGTCTGGGCAACCTCGCCTTCCGCGCCATCCAGCAGAAGGAGGGCCCCACGATCGTCTCGGTCGTCACGGTGATGGTCCTCATCTACATCGTCATGAGCCTGATCGTCGATCTCCTCTATGCCTGGCTCGACCCGAGGATCCGTTATGCCTGA
- a CDS encoding NUDIX hydrolase encodes MEQRIELAVSTVIFALRPHPTTGRDTLWLPLVKRIREPFLGQWALPGGPLKPAEDLVTSARTTLRRTTGLEPSYLEQLYSFGGIDRSPDRVVSIVYWALVRPDEDARAIDGENVEWFVADEVPALAFDHNAIVTYALDRLRAKITYSDIAHAFTGEEFTIAQLREVHEAVRQVRLDPANFRRQALAHPRIVATGRHVTGTSHRPPALYRLETA; translated from the coding sequence ATGGAGCAACGCATCGAGCTGGCCGTGTCCACGGTGATCTTCGCGCTGCGCCCGCACCCCACCACGGGGCGCGACACGCTGTGGCTGCCGCTGGTCAAGCGCATCCGCGAGCCGTTCCTCGGCCAGTGGGCGCTGCCCGGTGGCCCGCTCAAGCCGGCCGAGGACCTCGTCACGTCGGCGCGCACGACCCTGCGCCGCACCACCGGGCTGGAGCCGTCGTACCTCGAGCAGCTCTACAGCTTCGGCGGCATCGACCGCTCGCCCGACCGGGTCGTCTCGATCGTCTACTGGGCGCTCGTGCGGCCCGACGAGGACGCGCGGGCGATCGACGGCGAGAACGTGGAGTGGTTCGTCGCCGACGAGGTTCCCGCCCTGGCCTTCGACCACAACGCGATCGTCACGTACGCGCTCGACCGCCTGCGCGCCAAGATCACGTACTCCGACATCGCGCACGCGTTCACGGGCGAGGAGTTCACGATCGCCCAGCTGCGCGAGGTGCACGAGGCCGTCCGCCAGGTGCGCCTCGATCCCGCCAACTTCCGCCGTCAGGCACTCGCCCACCCGCGCATCGTCGCCACGGGCCGTCACGTCACCGGCACCAGCCACCGGCCGCCGGCGCTCTACCGACTGGAGACAGCATGA
- a CDS encoding GNAT family N-acetyltransferase — protein MDIRRLTEDDRDALVAVRLPAFGTATLGGDRVEDPAYERWGLFIDGRLAATTTRKPYASWFGGREVPTCGVGGVAIAPEFRGRGLLRPLMERLHDDARSQGDVVATLFASAPGIYASLGYRTVGAMDTIEVDASTLHRFERRHELRRATTDDVPTLQRIYAEWASRHDGPLTRTSVEFDHDAWLDDATGVTLALDEGGRAVAYGAWNRSAGVGGDAHVEVEDLVWTDDAARDSLLWMFGTFSSVTPTIRFDTSGTELTDVLPEHRVREHRPYDLLVLQPEAFEPPSGPVLIRDYF, from the coding sequence ATGGACATCCGCAGACTGACCGAGGACGACCGCGACGCGCTGGTCGCCGTGCGACTTCCGGCGTTCGGGACGGCGACGCTGGGTGGCGACCGGGTCGAGGACCCGGCGTACGAGCGTTGGGGGCTGTTCATCGACGGGCGTCTCGCGGCCACCACCACGCGCAAGCCGTACGCCTCGTGGTTCGGAGGGCGCGAGGTGCCGACGTGCGGCGTCGGCGGCGTCGCGATCGCGCCGGAGTTCCGCGGGCGCGGCCTGCTGCGTCCGCTCATGGAGCGCCTGCACGACGACGCCCGGTCGCAGGGTGACGTCGTCGCGACGCTGTTCGCCAGCGCCCCCGGGATCTACGCGAGCCTGGGGTACCGGACGGTCGGCGCGATGGACACGATCGAGGTCGACGCGTCCACCCTGCACCGGTTCGAGCGGCGGCACGAGCTGCGACGGGCGACCACGGACGACGTGCCGACGCTCCAGCGGATCTACGCCGAGTGGGCGAGTCGCCATGACGGTCCGCTCACCCGCACGTCGGTGGAGTTCGACCACGACGCGTGGCTGGACGACGCCACGGGTGTCACGCTGGCGCTCGACGAGGGCGGTCGTGCCGTCGCGTACGGCGCCTGGAACCGGTCCGCGGGGGTCGGCGGGGACGCCCACGTCGAGGTCGAGGACCTCGTGTGGACCGACGACGCGGCGCGCGACTCGCTGCTGTGGATGTTCGGCACCTTCTCGAGCGTGACCCCGACGATCCGCTTCGACACCTCGGGCACCGAGCTGACGGACGTCCTGCCCGAGCACCGCGTGCGCGAGCACCGTCCCTACGACCTGCTCGTCCTGCAGCCCGAGGCGTTCGAGCCGCCGTCGGGCCCGGTGCTCATCCGCGACTACTTCTGA
- a CDS encoding ABC transporter permease, producing MPEFPIDLPPKTLPGQERFVAPVEVTPLADTGAFDESRSPESQWKQAWKRLRKNWIFWVSVVILFFVTIVVLFPQLFTDIDPTRADLSRSLEGPSEGHIAGFDKQGYDVFARTIYGARASVLVGFLCTLVVTIPGVLFGAMAGFYGGLSDTFISRVADIFFAIPLLLGALVGLSIINNLWPDRGYWGFILTVVFALAAFGWPQVLRISRGAVLEVKNLEFVDAARAIGKTRRANLWGHVVPNSLAPVIVLATVSLGVYIVAEATLSFLGLGLPTSIVSWGNDISAAQNQVRSGERLGVMFWPASALALTSLGFILLGDAVSDALDPKSRNRE from the coding sequence ATGCCTGAGTTCCCCATCGACCTCCCCCCGAAGACCCTGCCCGGCCAGGAGCGCTTCGTCGCTCCCGTCGAGGTGACGCCCCTGGCGGACACCGGTGCGTTCGACGAGTCCCGCAGCCCCGAGAGCCAGTGGAAGCAGGCGTGGAAGCGCCTGCGGAAGAACTGGATCTTCTGGGTCTCGGTCGTCATCTTGTTCTTCGTCACGATCGTCGTGCTGTTCCCGCAGCTGTTCACCGACATCGACCCCACGCGCGCCGACCTGAGCCGCAGCCTCGAGGGCCCCAGCGAGGGCCACATCGCCGGCTTCGACAAGCAGGGCTACGACGTGTTCGCCCGCACCATCTACGGCGCCCGCGCCTCGGTGCTGGTGGGCTTCCTGTGCACGCTCGTGGTCACCATTCCCGGTGTGCTCTTCGGCGCGATGGCCGGCTTCTACGGCGGCCTGTCCGACACGTTCATCTCCCGCGTGGCCGACATCTTCTTCGCGATCCCGCTGCTGCTCGGTGCGCTGGTCGGCCTGTCGATCATCAACAACCTGTGGCCCGACCGCGGCTACTGGGGCTTCATCCTCACGGTGGTGTTCGCCCTGGCGGCGTTCGGCTGGCCGCAGGTGCTGCGCATCTCGCGCGGTGCCGTCCTGGAGGTGAAGAACCTCGAGTTCGTCGACGCGGCGCGCGCCATCGGCAAGACCCGCCGCGCCAACCTGTGGGGCCACGTGGTGCCGAACTCCCTCGCCCCGGTGATCGTGCTGGCGACCGTGTCGCTGGGCGTCTACATCGTGGCCGAGGCCACGCTGTCGTTCCTGGGCCTGGGCCTGCCGACCAGCATCGTCTCGTGGGGCAACGACATCTCCGCCGCGCAGAACCAGGTGCGCTCGGGCGAGCGGCTCGGCGTCATGTTCTGGCCCGCCTCGGCGCTGGCCCTGACGTCGCTGGGATTCATCCTGCTGGGCGACGCCGTGAGCGACGCCCTCGATCCGAAGTCGAGGAACCGCGAATGA
- a CDS encoding dipeptide ABC transporter ATP-binding protein yields MNATPLLEVTDLHVAFRQNKEDIPAVRGANLTVYPGQTVAIVGESGSGKSTTAHAIIDLLPGTGRVTGGSILFEGKDIAQSSKKDILAVRGSRIGLVPQDPMSNLNPLVKVGKQIAEVLVANDVVKGKDVERRVVELLEEAGLPDAEQRARQYPHEFSGGMRQRALIAMGLAARPKLLIADEPTSALDVTVQKQILDHLDQLTADLGTAVLLITHDLGLAAERADHLVVMYKGQIVESGPALDILQDPQHPYSKRLISSAPSLASQRLLSQQRAEVREQAQEVAEELAGEVAQLESEFGAGSDIVLEAKGLRKVFSIPGSAPWRKNEFVAVDDVSFKLPRGTTTAIVGESGSGKSTVARMVLDLLEPTSGTVEFDGVDISTLRTKKQQLAFRRQMQPVFQNPYASLDPQYTIFRAIEEPLGTHGMGSKAEREARVRDLLDKVSLPWTVSQRFPNELSGGQRQRVAIARALALQPEVVILDEAVSALDVLVQAQILSLLADLQAELGLSYLFITHDLAVVRQIADDVLVMERGKLVEHASVDEVYSNPKQAYTRRLLDAIPGGSIELSR; encoded by the coding sequence ATGAACGCCACCCCGCTGCTCGAGGTCACCGACCTGCACGTCGCGTTCCGCCAGAACAAGGAGGACATCCCCGCCGTCCGCGGTGCGAACCTCACGGTCTACCCCGGTCAGACCGTCGCGATCGTGGGCGAGTCCGGATCGGGCAAGTCCACCACGGCCCACGCCATCATCGACCTGCTGCCGGGTACCGGCCGGGTCACGGGCGGGTCCATCCTCTTCGAGGGCAAGGACATCGCCCAGTCCAGCAAGAAGGACATCCTGGCCGTCCGCGGCTCGCGCATCGGCCTGGTGCCCCAGGACCCGATGAGCAACCTGAACCCGCTCGTCAAGGTGGGCAAGCAGATCGCCGAGGTCCTGGTGGCCAACGACGTGGTCAAGGGCAAGGACGTCGAGCGACGGGTCGTCGAGCTGCTCGAGGAGGCCGGCCTGCCCGACGCCGAGCAGCGTGCGCGCCAGTACCCGCACGAGTTCAGTGGCGGCATGCGCCAGCGCGCGCTCATCGCGATGGGCCTGGCCGCCCGGCCGAAGCTGCTCATCGCCGACGAGCCCACCAGCGCGCTCGACGTGACGGTGCAGAAGCAGATCCTGGACCACCTCGACCAGCTGACCGCCGACCTGGGCACCGCGGTGCTGCTGATCACGCACGACCTGGGTCTGGCCGCCGAGCGCGCCGACCACCTGGTCGTCATGTACAAGGGCCAGATCGTCGAGTCGGGTCCCGCGCTGGACATCCTTCAGGACCCGCAGCACCCCTACTCCAAGCGCCTCATCTCCAGCGCCCCGTCGCTGGCCTCGCAGCGGCTGCTGTCGCAGCAGCGTGCCGAGGTGCGCGAGCAGGCGCAGGAGGTCGCCGAGGAGCTGGCCGGGGAGGTCGCCCAGCTCGAGTCGGAGTTCGGCGCGGGCTCCGACATCGTGCTCGAGGCCAAGGGCCTGCGGAAGGTGTTCAGCATCCCCGGCTCGGCTCCGTGGCGCAAGAACGAGTTCGTCGCCGTCGACGACGTCTCGTTCAAGCTGCCCCGCGGCACCACCACCGCCATCGTGGGCGAGTCCGGCTCGGGCAAGTCCACGGTCGCGCGCATGGTGCTCGACCTGCTGGAGCCCACGAGCGGCACCGTCGAGTTCGACGGGGTCGACATCTCGACCCTGCGCACCAAGAAGCAGCAGCTGGCCTTCCGCCGGCAGATGCAGCCGGTGTTCCAGAACCCGTACGCCTCCCTCGACCCGCAGTACACGATCTTCCGGGCGATCGAGGAGCCGCTGGGCACGCACGGCATGGGCTCGAAGGCCGAGCGGGAGGCGCGGGTCCGCGACCTGCTCGACAAGGTCTCGCTGCCGTGGACCGTCTCGCAGCGGTTCCCCAACGAGCTCTCCGGCGGCCAGCGTCAGCGCGTCGCGATCGCTCGTGCCCTGGCGCTGCAGCCCGAGGTCGTGATCCTCGACGAGGCCGTCAGCGCTCTCGACGTGCTGGTCCAGGCGCAGATCCTGTCGCTGCTGGCCGACCTGCAGGCCGAGCTGGGCCTGTCGTACCTGTTCATCACCCACGACCTGGCGGTCGTGCGCCAGATCGCCGACGACGTGCTGGTGATGGAGCGCGGCAAGCTGGTCGAGCACGCCTCGGTCGACGAGGTCTACAGCAACCCCAAGCAGGCGTACACGCGCCGGCTGCTCGACGCGATCCCCGGTGGATCCATCGAGCTCTCGCGCTGA
- a CDS encoding DNA polymerase Y family protein: MRTMVVWVPDWPALVHQGELAEAARGGGEPSPALAVFDKGVVLACTPAARALGVRRGMRRRDAQSRCPDLVVCDHRPEVDARAFEQVVTTLEELSPGVAPLRPGLCALSVPERYYGGEPEAVAVMAEHLVGLGVWDVRFGIADGVFVAELAARRAPAQDSVIVAPGGNVDFLRDLPVEVLEVPAPAGPAAPGLDLVTVLRRLGIRRVGEFAALPAPDVLARFGAHGALMHRWSRGEEVRRISRRTPPPELVASVGFEPALERADAVVFSARQTVEDFVRRLDAAGLVCSTLRIEVDAEVAGEPRVSSRLWRHPRWFGSVDVLDRVRWQLSAAPPGGPVVAVRCVPGEVGPPGKHAESLFGGGPDDQVERSVARVQALVGPEGVRSVGVQGGRGPSDRRLSAAWGERPVAQRPRDRPWPGSVPPPAPATVFAEPAPAQVVGAEGMPVSVSGRGALSGRPARFRAGVDAAWQPVAAWAGPWPVDEHWWDEAAARRVARFQVVGVDGSAWLMVVENGHWWTEARYD, translated from the coding sequence ATGCGCACGATGGTGGTGTGGGTGCCCGACTGGCCGGCGCTCGTGCACCAGGGCGAGCTGGCCGAGGCGGCGCGCGGCGGTGGCGAGCCCTCGCCCGCGCTGGCGGTGTTCGACAAGGGCGTGGTGCTGGCCTGCACGCCCGCGGCGCGCGCGCTCGGCGTGCGCCGGGGGATGCGTCGCCGCGACGCCCAGTCGCGCTGCCCCGACCTGGTGGTCTGCGACCACCGCCCCGAGGTGGACGCCCGCGCCTTCGAGCAGGTCGTCACCACGCTGGAGGAGCTCAGCCCCGGCGTGGCACCCCTGCGGCCGGGCCTGTGTGCGCTGTCGGTGCCCGAGCGGTACTACGGCGGCGAGCCCGAGGCGGTCGCGGTGATGGCCGAGCACCTCGTCGGGCTCGGGGTGTGGGACGTGCGCTTCGGCATCGCCGACGGCGTCTTCGTCGCCGAGCTGGCCGCACGCCGGGCCCCGGCGCAGGACAGCGTGATCGTGGCGCCCGGCGGCAACGTCGACTTCCTGCGCGACCTGCCCGTGGAGGTGCTGGAGGTGCCGGCCCCCGCGGGCCCGGCCGCGCCCGGACTCGACCTCGTCACGGTGCTGCGCCGGCTGGGGATCCGCCGGGTGGGGGAGTTCGCGGCGCTGCCCGCTCCCGACGTGCTGGCCCGCTTCGGCGCTCACGGGGCCCTGATGCACCGCTGGTCCCGGGGCGAGGAGGTGCGCCGCATCTCGCGTCGCACCCCGCCGCCCGAGCTGGTGGCGTCGGTGGGCTTCGAGCCGGCGCTGGAGCGCGCCGATGCGGTGGTCTTCAGCGCGCGCCAGACCGTGGAGGACTTCGTCCGCCGGCTCGACGCGGCGGGCCTGGTCTGCTCCACCCTGCGGATCGAGGTGGACGCCGAGGTGGCGGGGGAGCCCCGGGTGTCCAGCCGGCTGTGGCGCCACCCCCGGTGGTTCGGGTCGGTCGACGTGCTCGACCGCGTCCGGTGGCAGCTGTCGGCCGCCCCTCCCGGCGGGCCCGTCGTGGCGGTGCGCTGCGTCCCGGGCGAGGTCGGGCCCCCCGGCAAGCATGCCGAGAGCCTGTTCGGGGGCGGGCCCGACGACCAGGTGGAGCGGTCGGTGGCGCGGGTCCAGGCGCTGGTGGGCCCCGAGGGGGTCCGCTCGGTCGGGGTGCAGGGCGGCCGGGGACCGTCCGACCGCCGGCTGTCGGCCGCGTGGGGCGAGCGTCCCGTCGCCCAGCGGCCCCGCGACCGGCCGTGGCCGGGCAGCGTGCCGCCGCCGGCGCCGGCCACGGTGTTCGCCGAGCCCGCGCCCGCGCAGGTGGTGGGCGCCGAGGGGATGCCGGTCAGCGTCAGCGGGCGGGGCGCGCTGTCCGGACGGCCGGCGCGCTTCCGGGCCGGCGTCGACGCCGCCTGGCAGCCCGTGGCGGCCTGGGCCGGGCCGTGGCCGGTCGACGAGCACTGGTGGGACGAGGCCGCCGCCCGGCGCGTCGCCCGCTTCCAGGTCGTCGGCGTCGACGGCAGCGCCTGGCTCATGGTCGTCGAGAACGGCCACTGGTGGACCGAGGCCCGCTATGACTGA
- a CDS encoding error-prone DNA polymerase, which produces MGWNNPDISWRELEARLSGRWRDPAQPLPDGGDGPAFSRKRGAYQAPEVPAAPDAVVPYAELHCHSNHSFLDGASHPEELVREAVHLGLSALALTDHDGFSGAARFAEAAQLHGLRTVYGAELSLGLPGPQNGVPDPEGDHLLVLARGVQGYHALASAITEANLAGDEKGRPVYDLPELAERGRDQWVVLTGCRKGWVRREGIAGLHRLVDLFGAEHVVVELTDHGGPGDGPANDALAGWAADLGLPTVATGNVHAARPADARLAQAFAAVRARRSLAELDGWLAPPAFLRSGAEMAQRFARWPGAVARSVEIADACGFDLRKAPPRLPKQQVPRGPTPMTWLRELVRRGADRLYAADRDTAEARLQRELAVIEEKDFAGYFLIVHDIVAFARSRGILCQGRGSAANSAVCYALEITAVDSIKYGLPFERFLSATRDEEPDIDVDFDSDRREEVIQWVYEKYGRRNAAQVCNVISYRPKSAVRDMARALGHSVGQQDAWSKRIDSWSSVRTDAPEQEADAIPEPVVRLAEQAMKSPRHLGIHSGGMVLTERPVGEVVPIERARMEGRTVLQWDKDDCAYMGLVKFDLLGLGMLGAIQHTFDIVAERVGERWSLATMPKEEQGVYDMLCRADSIGVFQVESRAQIGTLPRLRPRRFYELVIEIALIRPGPIQGGAVHPYIRRKLGEEPITYPHPVLEPVLERTLGVPLFQEQLMQIAMVLGGCTGDEADLLRRAMGSKRGIEKIDRLRDQLYRGMAEKGITGDLADDIYGRIQAFANFGFAESHAISFALLVYASSWLKLHHPAAFLAGLLRAQPMGFYSPQSLVADARRHGVEVRRPDIVRSGVHADLEPLGDPTGPTGRASCAHPEQPPVGEFDPSAAPDFANHRRDGHHAVRLGLTSVQGIGSADAERIVAAREERPFADMADVVRRCGLTRAQQEQLATAGAFDDFGLTRRQAIWNAGYTDGQDRLPGTAIVAPPPMLPGMSDVELTLADLESTKISPSEHPFAHLRAMLDAAGILAVSSLADHESDRRIRVAGLITHRQRPYTAGGVTFLNLEDETGMLNVVVFDAVWQRHRTVARSSAAVVIRGRLEHQQGAVNLVAETLERLIDPAVPSGHRSRDYR; this is translated from the coding sequence ATGGGCTGGAACAACCCCGACATCTCGTGGCGTGAGCTGGAGGCGCGGCTGTCGGGCCGGTGGCGCGACCCCGCGCAGCCGCTGCCCGACGGCGGCGACGGTCCGGCGTTCTCGCGCAAGCGCGGCGCGTACCAGGCCCCCGAGGTGCCCGCCGCGCCCGATGCGGTGGTCCCGTACGCCGAGCTGCACTGCCACAGCAACCACAGCTTCCTCGACGGGGCGAGCCACCCCGAGGAGCTCGTGCGCGAAGCGGTGCACCTGGGGCTGTCGGCCCTCGCGCTCACCGACCACGACGGCTTCAGCGGCGCGGCCCGGTTCGCCGAGGCGGCCCAGCTGCACGGCCTCCGCACGGTCTACGGCGCCGAGCTGTCGCTGGGCCTGCCCGGGCCGCAGAACGGCGTCCCCGATCCCGAGGGCGACCACCTGCTGGTGCTGGCGCGCGGCGTTCAGGGCTACCACGCGCTGGCCTCGGCGATCACCGAGGCGAACCTCGCGGGCGACGAGAAGGGCCGGCCGGTCTACGACCTGCCCGAGCTGGCCGAGCGGGGCCGCGACCAGTGGGTCGTGCTCACGGGGTGCCGCAAGGGCTGGGTCCGGCGCGAGGGCATCGCGGGCCTGCACAGGCTCGTCGACCTGTTCGGGGCCGAGCACGTGGTCGTCGAGCTGACCGACCACGGGGGGCCCGGCGACGGACCCGCCAACGACGCGCTGGCCGGGTGGGCCGCCGACCTCGGCCTGCCCACCGTCGCCACGGGCAACGTCCACGCGGCCCGGCCCGCCGACGCCCGGCTGGCCCAGGCCTTCGCCGCGGTCCGGGCGCGCCGCAGCCTGGCCGAGCTCGACGGCTGGCTCGCCCCGCCGGCGTTCCTGCGCTCCGGTGCCGAGATGGCCCAGCGGTTCGCGCGGTGGCCCGGGGCGGTGGCCCGCTCGGTCGAGATCGCCGACGCGTGTGGCTTCGACCTGCGCAAGGCCCCGCCGCGGCTGCCCAAGCAGCAGGTGCCCCGGGGGCCCACGCCGATGACGTGGCTGCGCGAGCTCGTGCGTCGCGGCGCCGACCGCCTCTACGCCGCCGACCGCGACACCGCCGAGGCCCGGCTCCAGCGCGAGCTGGCGGTCATCGAGGAGAAGGACTTCGCCGGCTACTTCCTCATCGTCCACGACATCGTGGCGTTCGCCCGCAGTCGCGGGATCCTGTGCCAGGGCCGGGGCTCGGCGGCCAACTCCGCGGTCTGCTACGCCCTCGAGATCACGGCGGTCGACTCGATCAAGTACGGCCTGCCCTTCGAGCGCTTCCTGTCGGCCACCCGCGACGAGGAGCCCGACATCGACGTGGACTTCGACTCCGACCGGCGCGAGGAGGTGATCCAGTGGGTCTACGAGAAGTACGGCCGCCGCAACGCCGCCCAGGTCTGCAACGTCATCAGCTACCGGCCCAAATCGGCCGTGCGCGACATGGCCCGGGCCCTGGGCCACTCGGTGGGCCAGCAGGACGCCTGGAGCAAGCGGATCGACTCGTGGTCGTCCGTCCGCACCGACGCCCCCGAGCAGGAGGCCGACGCGATCCCCGAGCCGGTGGTGCGCCTGGCCGAGCAGGCGATGAAGTCCCCGCGCCACCTGGGCATCCACTCCGGCGGCATGGTGCTCACCGAGCGTCCCGTCGGCGAGGTCGTCCCGATCGAGCGCGCCCGGATGGAGGGCCGCACCGTGCTGCAGTGGGACAAGGACGACTGCGCCTACATGGGCCTGGTCAAGTTCGACCTGCTCGGGCTGGGGATGCTCGGCGCCATCCAGCACACCTTCGACATCGTCGCCGAGCGCGTCGGCGAGCGGTGGAGCCTGGCCACGATGCCCAAGGAGGAGCAGGGCGTCTACGACATGCTGTGCCGGGCCGACTCGATCGGGGTGTTCCAGGTCGAGAGCCGGGCCCAGATCGGCACCCTGCCGCGGCTGCGGCCGCGCCGGTTCTACGAGCTGGTCATCGAGATCGCGCTGATCCGCCCGGGCCCGATCCAGGGCGGCGCCGTGCACCCCTACATCCGGCGCAAGCTCGGCGAGGAGCCGATCACGTACCCGCACCCGGTGCTCGAGCCCGTGCTGGAGCGCACGCTGGGGGTCCCGCTGTTCCAGGAGCAGCTCATGCAGATCGCGATGGTGCTCGGCGGCTGCACCGGCGACGAGGCCGACCTGCTGCGCCGGGCCATGGGGTCCAAGCGGGGGATCGAGAAGATCGACCGTCTCCGCGACCAGCTGTACCGGGGGATGGCCGAGAAGGGGATCACCGGCGACCTCGCCGACGACATCTACGGGCGGATCCAGGCGTTCGCGAACTTCGGGTTCGCCGAGAGCCACGCGATCAGCTTCGCGCTGCTGGTCTACGCCAGCAGCTGGCTCAAGCTGCACCACCCGGCGGCGTTCCTGGCCGGACTGCTGCGCGCCCAGCCGATGGGGTTCTACTCGCCGCAGTCGCTCGTGGCCGACGCGCGCCGCCACGGGGTCGAGGTCCGCCGTCCCGACATCGTGCGGTCGGGCGTCCACGCCGACCTCGAGCCGCTCGGCGACCCGACCGGTCCCACCGGCCGCGCGTCGTGCGCGCATCCTGAGCAGCCGCCGGTGGGGGAGTTCGACCCCTCCGCCGCCCCCGACTTCGCCAATCACCGGCGCGACGGTCACCACGCGGTGCGCCTCGGGCTGACCTCGGTGCAGGGGATCGGCTCGGCCGACGCCGAGCGGATCGTGGCCGCGCGCGAGGAGCGCCCCTTCGCCGACATGGCCGACGTGGTGCGGCGGTGCGGTCTCACCCGGGCCCAGCAGGAGCAGCTGGCCACCGCCGGCGCCTTCGACGACTTCGGCCTCACCCGGCGCCAGGCGATCTGGAACGCGGGCTACACCGACGGCCAGGACAGGCTGCCGGGCACGGCCATCGTGGCGCCGCCGCCGATGCTGCCGGGGATGAGCGACGTCGAGCTGACGCTCGCCGACCTCGAGTCGACGAAGATCTCGCCGAGCGAGCACCCGTTCGCCCACCTGCGCGCCATGCTCGACGCCGCAGGAATCCTGGCGGTGAGCTCCTTGGCCGATCACGAATCGGACCGCAGGATCAGGGTGGCAGGACTGATCACCCACCGCCAGCGGCCGTACACCGCCGGGGGCGTCACGTTCCTCAACCTCGAGGACGAGACCGGGATGCTCAACGTGGTGGTGTTCGACGCCGTGTGGCAGCGGCACCGCACCGTGGCGCGGTCCAGCGCCGCCGTGGTGATCCGCGGCCGCCTCGAACACCAGCAGGGCGCGGTCAACCTCGTCGCCGAGACCCTCGAGCGGCTGATCGACCCGGCGGTGCCGAGCGGCCACCGGTCCCGCGACTATCGCTGA